In Pseudobdellovibrionaceae bacterium, the following proteins share a genomic window:
- a CDS encoding tetratricopeptide repeat protein — MTQFGHCPACHRPIPQDRIFGTVIVCECGWTASSFAKAAERRVTDRISAMIIVFAMVLIGAFIHAINWDTYFFEIIPLKAKEMTGTANTQDLFKIVEICKARHKHNCVKDSYKQIYRINKDITILAKLGELQHATGDIQAAAHTFKEYVKLGGSEAEPTYRYAQVLAGMGQVDEAIRFYRQVLELKPNTLQITVTRNYVFMLIEHNRYEHALEVIQYYRKKADNTGYFMEKELQALNRILKKGQDSKRS, encoded by the coding sequence ATGACTCAATTTGGACACTGCCCGGCCTGTCATCGGCCAATACCACAAGACCGGATCTTCGGAACTGTCATTGTTTGTGAATGTGGTTGGACCGCATCATCATTCGCAAAGGCAGCCGAGAGAAGGGTGACAGATCGAATCTCAGCCATGATTATCGTCTTTGCCATGGTTCTCATTGGTGCCTTTATCCATGCCATTAACTGGGACACCTATTTCTTTGAGATAATTCCGCTTAAAGCAAAAGAAATGACAGGCACCGCCAATACTCAGGATCTATTTAAGATCGTCGAGATCTGCAAGGCTCGCCACAAACACAATTGTGTGAAGGACTCCTACAAGCAGATTTACCGAATAAATAAGGACATCACCATTTTGGCCAAGCTGGGGGAACTTCAGCACGCCACCGGCGATATCCAGGCAGCGGCCCATACTTTTAAGGAGTATGTGAAGCTCGGCGGAAGCGAAGCTGAACCCACCTATCGCTATGCCCAGGTTCTGGCCGGTATGGGACAGGTGGATGAGGCCATCCGCTTTTATCGCCAGGTGCTGGAACTCAAGCCCAACACCCTGCAAATCACTGTGACGCGAAATTATGTTTTTATGCTCATTGAACACAATCGCTATGAACACGCCTTAGAAGTCATCCAGTACTACCGCAAAAAGGCCGACAACACCGGTTACTTCATGGAAAAAGAACTCCAGGCTCTCAATCGCATCCTAAAGAAGGGCCAAGATTCAAAGCGTAGTTGA
- a CDS encoding alpha/beta hydrolase, whose amino-acid sequence MGSWLLKSIIGITLVYLAFVGMVFWFQEKLLFFPDHTHLDQAPQLRRLGFSIKEFTSPHGDLRYYIRRQPESQATLLVFHGNAGRAADRGYLIQGLLNLPIDIVIAEYPGYAGSAEKPGQKSLTQNAQELFDHLMDNNLPNRILVMGESLGTGVAVNLASQRPVQGLILISPYPSISKVAQFHYPYLPVSLLIRHPFPSHKWAADLKSIPVLAFHGEEDEVIPYALGEKFWQSLPAFVADKKWVSVPGAHHNDLIDSLGSQYPQQIKDHFFPSPASN is encoded by the coding sequence ATGGGCTCCTGGCTTCTCAAGTCTATTATTGGCATCACGCTCGTTTATTTGGCCTTTGTCGGCATGGTTTTCTGGTTTCAGGAAAAACTTCTGTTTTTTCCTGATCACACTCACCTGGATCAAGCCCCCCAATTGCGCCGCCTCGGATTTTCAATCAAGGAGTTCACCTCTCCCCATGGTGACCTCCGCTACTACATTCGCCGCCAACCTGAGTCCCAGGCGACACTTTTGGTGTTTCATGGCAACGCTGGCCGCGCCGCTGATCGGGGCTATCTCATTCAGGGACTCTTAAATTTACCCATCGATATCGTGATCGCCGAATATCCAGGATATGCGGGGAGCGCAGAAAAGCCTGGGCAAAAGAGCCTCACACAAAATGCCCAAGAGCTTTTTGATCACCTGATGGACAATAACCTACCGAACAGGATATTGGTGATGGGAGAATCTCTCGGTACCGGTGTCGCCGTAAATCTCGCCAGCCAGCGTCCCGTGCAGGGCCTAATTTTGATTAGCCCTTATCCTTCCATTTCCAAGGTGGCTCAGTTTCACTACCCTTATTTGCCGGTCTCCCTGCTGATTCGCCACCCCTTCCCCAGTCACAAGTGGGCGGCTGATCTCAAATCCATCCCGGTGTTGGCCTTTCACGGTGAGGAAGACGAAGTGATCCCCTATGCACTGGGTGAGAAATTTTGGCAGTCCTTGCCAGCATTTGTCGCCGACAAAAAGTGGGTCTCCGTTCCCGGTGCCCATCACAATGATTTGATCGATTCTTTAGGGTCTCAATACCCCCAACAAATCAAGGATCATTTTTTCCCGTCACCCGCCAGCAACTAA
- a CDS encoding histidine--tRNA ligase produces the protein MMSLNPVRGTHDLLPDQQRIHSWIIHKAARLSQCYGFEPIDTPIFEFTEVFKRTLGESSDVVNKQMYTFPDNSGEEMTLRPEGTAGIARAFISNGLQRQTPLKYYYHGPMFRYERPQKGRQRQFHQFGVELIGVEFPQADIEVIALGYSILSSLKVMDSTTLEINTIGDSESRQAYKSRLVSYLEKYVSDLSEDSQRRLKINPLRILDSKDEGDQKIVAGAPDFRDSLNSASKDFFDRVQQGLTNLGIQYHLNSRLVRGLDYYSHCVFEFKSSALGAQDAILSGGRYDGLIELMGGKPTPGVGWAAGMERLALLIQPEIKVTRPIALIPLGDTAQMEMEKLAFQLRMEGVPVEMSYSGNLKKRLARATKAQASHAVIIGESELENGQAVVKDLDQHTQQELPLSQTLSSLITAYRSK, from the coding sequence ATAATGTCTTTAAATCCTGTGCGGGGAACTCATGATCTCCTCCCCGATCAACAGAGAATCCACAGCTGGATTATCCATAAGGCGGCTCGACTCAGTCAGTGTTATGGTTTTGAACCAATCGATACCCCCATCTTTGAGTTTACTGAGGTCTTTAAGCGCACCCTCGGAGAGTCCTCGGACGTGGTCAACAAACAGATGTACACCTTCCCGGACAATAGCGGTGAGGAAATGACATTGCGGCCAGAAGGGACCGCAGGCATTGCGCGTGCCTTCATCAGCAACGGCCTGCAAAGACAAACTCCTCTCAAGTACTATTATCACGGCCCCATGTTTCGCTATGAGCGACCACAAAAGGGAAGGCAGCGGCAGTTTCACCAGTTTGGCGTGGAATTGATCGGGGTTGAGTTCCCTCAGGCGGACATCGAAGTCATCGCCCTCGGCTACAGCATCCTCAGCTCTTTAAAAGTCATGGACTCGACCACTTTGGAAATCAACACCATCGGTGACAGTGAAAGCCGACAGGCCTATAAGTCCCGATTGGTTTCCTATTTGGAAAAATATGTCAGCGATTTAAGTGAGGATAGCCAACGAAGGCTCAAGATTAATCCGTTGCGCATCTTGGACTCCAAGGACGAAGGCGACCAGAAAATCGTTGCTGGAGCCCCCGACTTTAGGGATTCCCTCAATTCGGCCTCCAAAGATTTTTTTGATCGGGTCCAACAAGGCCTCACCAATCTTGGCATCCAATACCACCTCAACTCCCGGTTAGTGCGTGGCCTGGACTACTACTCTCACTGTGTTTTTGAATTCAAAAGCTCAGCATTAGGTGCTCAAGATGCCATCCTGTCTGGTGGCCGCTACGATGGACTGATTGAGCTGATGGGCGGCAAACCCACCCCCGGTGTGGGCTGGGCAGCAGGTATGGAGCGATTGGCCCTGTTGATTCAGCCAGAAATCAAAGTCACCCGCCCCATCGCCTTGATTCCTTTGGGGGATACGGCCCAAATGGAAATGGAAAAGCTGGCTTTTCAATTGCGCATGGAGGGCGTCCCCGTCGAGATGTCCTACTCCGGTAACCTCAAAAAGCGGCTCGCTCGCGCCACCAAGGCCCAAGCCAGTCACGCCGTTATTATTGGCGAGAGCGAACTCGAAAATGGCCAGGCGGTTGTAAAGGATTTGGATCAGCACACCCAGCAGGAATTGCCTCTCTCTCAAACCCTATCAAGCCTCATCACTGCCTACAGGTCCAAGTAG
- a CDS encoding DUF5110 domain-containing protein, protein MRGIGELVALVAGFVCVAGFAHAQTSEVFVRDGQYIQLEVWRSDLIHFEYGQGSAEPRIWHTPSILPERRDPSVSYTKGTGPGGEDFVETSDLKIVIPLKGLCLIIQEKKYHNRVLGQFCSQTKYKIGRDLTIEGSLMTHAYGLGQQLDNPDEDRSLGDDWVGRRRESPSPFGNFMKSFIGGAVGDTQVPILYALGAGKLGYGLYLDAIEKLTWDFRSRPWEASTGRDTIRGFLISGADLPAWRRGYVELTGKPLVPPRKMFGLWVSEYGFDNWSELDSKKASLQQQGFPLDGFVLDLQWFGGVRSQDDTPMGGLKWDRRNFPDPEKKLADLRDKENLGLILIEESYVGRARQEHQDLAAKGFLARDCETCGPSYIESNPWWGKGGMIDWSHPDVGLYWHKWKRKPLVDSGVMGHWTDLGEPEMFQPYSWYYGFADRGLHGHASVHNYFSFFWHQGIFQSYEKYHQERRPFVMSRSAAAGSQRFGVAMWSGDIGSNMKSLAAHLRSQMHMSLSGFDYYGADIGGFHRGGLDGSINDLYTQWFANASLLDVPVRPHVENLCNCKETAPDRVGHLQSNRENIILRYRLAPYYYSLAHEAYLTGAPMFPPLLYYFQDDPLTRSLAHQKMIGPWLMTGIVAAYGQSSRQIYLPAGTWFDFHSGNEYVSAGDWIQSESLWKNGRFRLPLMVREGAIIPMALANTTHLSGTSGLAKEIRVFPSLKPSWFDLIEDDGVSMAYREGVFKRTRISQKPTGAGWDILVAPAEGDYPGALQEREWSFRVHVGFKPVKAVKWQGLDLSRLRLKQKMRVGTWKQEGNEVIVFAGKVSEEEYKHLRIDLQ, encoded by the coding sequence ATGAGGGGAATCGGGGAACTTGTCGCTCTTGTGGCAGGATTTGTGTGTGTTGCGGGATTCGCTCATGCTCAGACTTCAGAAGTCTTTGTTCGCGACGGCCAGTACATACAGCTGGAGGTTTGGCGTTCCGACCTGATCCATTTTGAGTACGGGCAAGGTTCGGCTGAACCGCGGATTTGGCATACCCCTTCCATCTTGCCGGAGAGAAGGGATCCAAGTGTTTCCTACACCAAAGGCACGGGGCCCGGTGGTGAAGACTTTGTTGAAACCAGTGATCTCAAGATTGTCATTCCTCTTAAGGGCCTTTGCCTGATAATTCAGGAAAAGAAGTATCACAATCGAGTTCTTGGACAGTTTTGCAGCCAAACAAAGTACAAAATAGGCCGTGATTTGACCATCGAGGGGAGTCTGATGACTCACGCCTATGGACTTGGTCAGCAGCTGGACAACCCGGACGAGGACAGAAGCCTGGGGGATGACTGGGTTGGCCGGCGTCGTGAATCCCCGAGTCCATTTGGAAACTTCATGAAGAGCTTTATTGGCGGTGCTGTGGGCGACACACAGGTACCTATACTCTATGCTCTCGGAGCTGGAAAGTTGGGGTACGGTCTTTATCTAGATGCGATCGAGAAGTTGACCTGGGATTTTCGTTCTCGCCCATGGGAAGCCAGTACTGGGCGTGACACCATTCGCGGTTTCTTAATTTCGGGGGCGGATCTTCCAGCTTGGCGCCGGGGATATGTGGAATTGACAGGAAAACCTTTGGTGCCGCCGCGAAAGATGTTCGGTCTTTGGGTGTCTGAATATGGCTTTGACAATTGGTCTGAGCTGGACTCAAAAAAGGCCAGCCTCCAGCAGCAGGGATTTCCTCTCGATGGTTTTGTGTTGGATTTGCAGTGGTTCGGAGGTGTTCGTTCCCAGGATGACACGCCCATGGGTGGGCTCAAGTGGGATCGTCGCAACTTTCCCGATCCCGAAAAGAAGCTGGCAGATTTGCGGGATAAGGAGAATCTGGGACTCATTTTGATTGAGGAATCTTACGTCGGCCGTGCCCGTCAGGAGCATCAGGATCTGGCGGCTAAAGGATTCTTAGCTCGTGACTGTGAGACCTGTGGCCCCTCATATATCGAGAGCAATCCTTGGTGGGGAAAAGGTGGCATGATCGATTGGTCTCATCCGGATGTGGGTCTGTATTGGCATAAGTGGAAGCGGAAACCCTTGGTCGATTCCGGAGTCATGGGTCATTGGACGGACTTGGGTGAACCGGAAATGTTTCAGCCCTATTCCTGGTATTATGGCTTTGCAGACAGGGGACTCCACGGGCACGCCAGTGTGCACAATTATTTCTCATTTTTCTGGCATCAGGGAATTTTTCAAAGCTATGAAAAATACCATCAGGAAAGACGACCATTCGTCATGAGCCGTTCGGCGGCAGCGGGATCTCAGCGCTTTGGTGTCGCCATGTGGTCGGGAGATATTGGCTCCAACATGAAGAGCCTTGCTGCACATCTGCGTTCGCAAATGCACATGTCTCTATCGGGTTTTGACTACTATGGCGCTGATATCGGTGGTTTTCATCGCGGCGGTTTGGATGGCAGCATCAACGATCTTTACACTCAGTGGTTTGCCAATGCCTCCCTGTTGGATGTTCCGGTTCGTCCCCATGTGGAAAATCTTTGCAACTGTAAAGAGACGGCCCCCGACAGAGTTGGTCATTTGCAGAGCAATCGTGAAAATATCATTTTGCGCTACCGACTGGCCCCTTATTACTATTCGCTCGCCCACGAAGCCTATCTGACGGGGGCGCCCATGTTTCCTCCGCTCCTCTATTATTTTCAGGATGATCCCCTGACCCGGTCACTTGCTCACCAGAAAATGATCGGCCCATGGTTGATGACTGGGATCGTGGCCGCCTATGGGCAATCCTCACGGCAGATCTATTTGCCGGCCGGAACCTGGTTTGATTTTCACTCAGGAAATGAGTACGTAAGTGCGGGGGATTGGATTCAGAGTGAGTCCTTGTGGAAGAATGGCCGTTTTCGTTTGCCACTGATGGTTCGCGAGGGGGCGATCATCCCAATGGCTCTCGCAAACACCACTCATTTGAGTGGAACGTCTGGGTTGGCCAAAGAGATTCGGGTGTTCCCATCGTTGAAGCCTTCATGGTTTGATTTGATCGAAGATGATGGAGTTTCCATGGCCTATCGGGAGGGTGTGTTTAAGCGCACAAGGATCAGTCAAAAACCCACTGGTGCGGGTTGGGATATTCTTGTAGCTCCCGCCGAGGGGGATTATCCGGGAGCCTTACAAGAGAGAGAGTGGTCTTTTCGCGTGCATGTTGGCTTTAAGCCCGTTAAAGCGGTGAAGTGGCAAGGTCTGGATTTGTCTCGTTTGCGCCTTAAGCAGAAAATGCGCGTAGGCACCTGGAAACAGGAAGGCAACGAAGTTATCGTCTTTGCCGGCAAGGTTTCGGAAGAAGAATACAAACATTTGCGTATCGATCTTCAGTAA
- a CDS encoding NAAT family transporter, protein MKELLAYFLFVFTSVFTIVNPIGTMPVYAAFTESVDRRQAIRVARTAVLVAFAAMVLFALTGKLVFNFFNISVDGLRVVGGVLFFITGYDMLQGKNSRIKKVTHAEAALIDEFAITPLAIPMICGPGTITVVIVQIQEAHSIIHKSILFGTFALVSLATFIILISSKRLLALMGSSGSKVFFRLMGLILMMIAVEYFFKGLTPYVHKLLKI, encoded by the coding sequence ATGAAAGAACTTCTCGCCTATTTTCTCTTTGTTTTTACGAGTGTGTTTACCATCGTCAATCCTATTGGCACCATGCCGGTTTACGCGGCTTTCACCGAATCCGTTGATCGACGGCAGGCTATTCGTGTGGCTCGCACCGCCGTACTGGTGGCTTTCGCTGCCATGGTCCTCTTTGCCCTGACGGGCAAATTGGTTTTTAATTTCTTCAACATCTCTGTTGACGGCCTCAGGGTCGTTGGTGGGGTGCTCTTTTTTATCACCGGCTATGATATGCTTCAGGGGAAGAACTCTCGAATTAAAAAAGTCACTCATGCCGAAGCGGCTCTCATTGATGAGTTTGCCATCACGCCTCTAGCCATCCCCATGATCTGCGGACCTGGCACTATTACCGTAGTGATTGTGCAGATTCAGGAGGCCCATTCCATTATTCACAAATCCATCCTCTTTGGCACTTTTGCCCTTGTCAGCCTGGCGACATTTATTATTCTCATCAGTTCTAAACGTCTATTGGCCCTCATGGGAAGTAGCGGCAGCAAGGTTTTTTTCAGACTCATGGGATTGATTCTCATGATGATTGCCGTAGAGTATTTTTTTAAGGGGTTGACCCCTTATGTTCACAAGCTACTAAAGATTTGA
- a CDS encoding Na/Pi cotransporter family protein — MEKIEYWKFIAGLGFFLFGMIRMEEALKELAGRSFKRFLRHYTTNHFLSIINGAVTTAVLQSSSVVTLMVLAFVGAEIITLGNALGIILGANFGTTFTGWVVASLGFKMNLEALVLPLIGIGCCGLVFLGPRFRFYHFLAFLAGLGFLFMGLDFMKASMETLSQSVSLAFLAGWGTFMYLLFGVGFTALIQSSSATMMITLSALNADILTLHQAAALVIGADLGTTVTALLGAAQGTPTKKRVAMAHFLFNLITDLLAFALLGLILNFLQTQMDIDSPLYTLVAFHSSFNLIGIALFLPFLRPFERYLSSLFVKDDDHACLYIHKVGVDVPDAALETVQRELTRLCQDVFRYKSHLIGLYHPDHDKSHPSGLLGLLLNDDDSSEEYEGIKQSEGELLTYFNEIQKQKIDDENSTQLHQYILALRHGVQSAKAAKDIQHNLKEFEQSVSDDVERLEGEIKKDYNPLQEQILKTFGIEAPQALFEHLARLFDSNELAYKRVNSWVYGETSHRRAFASTAATFLNVNREIFSSNRYLLQALKDTLLSPSSSRDLTNLPRA; from the coding sequence ATGGAAAAGATTGAGTATTGGAAGTTCATAGCAGGCCTTGGCTTCTTCCTTTTTGGCATGATTCGCATGGAGGAAGCTCTCAAGGAGTTAGCCGGACGAAGCTTTAAACGCTTTCTCCGTCACTACACCACCAACCATTTTCTTTCCATAATCAACGGCGCCGTGACCACGGCTGTTCTACAAAGCAGCTCAGTGGTGACACTCATGGTATTGGCCTTTGTTGGGGCCGAAATCATCACTCTAGGCAATGCCCTTGGCATTATCCTTGGTGCTAATTTTGGAACCACCTTTACCGGCTGGGTGGTGGCTTCCCTCGGCTTCAAGATGAACCTTGAGGCCCTTGTCCTTCCTCTCATTGGAATAGGCTGTTGTGGTCTTGTATTTCTCGGACCTCGTTTCCGCTTTTACCACTTTCTCGCCTTTCTCGCTGGCCTGGGATTTCTATTTATGGGCCTTGATTTCATGAAGGCCAGTATGGAGACCTTGTCGCAATCGGTGAGTCTCGCTTTCCTGGCTGGCTGGGGCACCTTCATGTATCTTTTGTTTGGAGTGGGCTTTACGGCCCTGATTCAATCTAGCTCAGCAACAATGATGATCACCCTGAGTGCCCTCAATGCCGACATACTCACCCTTCATCAGGCTGCGGCTCTTGTCATCGGCGCCGACTTAGGAACCACTGTGACGGCCCTTTTAGGGGCTGCACAAGGGACTCCCACTAAAAAACGCGTGGCTATGGCCCACTTTCTATTCAATCTGATTACCGACCTTCTCGCATTTGCGCTGCTCGGCCTGATTCTCAACTTTTTGCAGACTCAGATGGATATCGACAGCCCCCTTTACACCCTGGTGGCCTTCCATAGCAGCTTCAACCTTATCGGCATTGCCCTGTTCTTGCCCTTTCTGCGCCCCTTTGAACGCTATCTCAGCAGCCTCTTTGTCAAAGACGATGACCACGCCTGTTTGTATATCCACAAGGTCGGCGTGGATGTGCCCGATGCCGCCCTTGAAACCGTGCAGAGAGAACTGACTCGCCTTTGTCAGGATGTCTTTCGCTACAAGAGTCATTTGATAGGTCTTTATCATCCCGACCACGACAAATCCCACCCATCGGGACTGTTGGGACTTCTTCTCAACGACGACGACTCCTCTGAAGAGTATGAGGGCATCAAACAATCCGAAGGTGAACTGCTCACCTACTTTAATGAGATTCAAAAGCAAAAGATCGATGATGAAAACTCGACTCAGCTTCACCAGTACATCCTTGCTCTTCGCCACGGAGTCCAGAGCGCAAAGGCGGCCAAAGATATTCAACACAATCTAAAAGAGTTCGAACAAAGCGTGAGTGACGATGTGGAAAGACTGGAAGGGGAGATCAAAAAGGACTATAACCCCCTCCAGGAACAGATCCTCAAGACCTTCGGTATAGAAGCTCCCCAAGCACTTTTTGAACACCTGGCCCGTCTTTTTGATTCCAACGAGTTAGCCTACAAGAGGGTGAACAGCTGGGTCTACGGCGAAACCAGTCACCGCAGAGCCTTCGCTTCGACCGCAGCTACCTTTTTGAATGTGAATCGCGAGATATTTAGCTCAAATCGCTATCTGCTTCAGGCGCTCAAGGACACCTTGCTCTCCCCATCCTCTTCACGGGACCTCACCAACCTGCCACGAGCCTAG
- a CDS encoding sodium:alanine symporter family protein, whose product MNSALETVVGYVWGLPMVFLLVGTGILLTVVLGFPQLKGFLHAIQVVRGKFDDPDDPGEISHFQALCTALSATVGLGNIAGVAVAIHLGGPGATFWMVVTGLVGMATKFSECSISMMYRHVDERGIVHGGGFHYIERGLGKAWKPMAVFFALACICASFGAANMFQTNQVAAILESNFNVPPLATGLTLAIATAVVIIGGIKRIGQVTSTLVPFMGGIYIIGSLIVIFANLSAIPSLLMQIFSDAFSGTAAEGAFAGIAVREVLVQGVRRACFSNEAGLGSAPIAHSAASTKEPVREGAVALLEPFIDTVVICTMTALVILLSGAWTQDANGVELTALAFDSAMPGFGRYFVPVAVTLFAYSTLLSWSYYGERAVDYMIGEKGILAYKIIFCVVAVAGALWAIGPVLNFSDLMLGLMVIPNLIAVLILLPKLRQESSSYFGKLRRGEFKMTK is encoded by the coding sequence GTGAATTCAGCGTTGGAAACAGTGGTCGGATACGTGTGGGGTCTGCCCATGGTCTTCCTGCTGGTGGGGACCGGCATCCTTTTGACCGTTGTTTTGGGCTTTCCTCAACTCAAAGGTTTTCTCCACGCCATTCAAGTTGTGCGCGGTAAATTTGACGACCCCGATGATCCAGGTGAGATTAGTCACTTTCAGGCCCTGTGTACGGCGCTTTCCGCCACAGTGGGATTGGGAAATATTGCCGGTGTTGCTGTAGCCATTCATTTGGGCGGACCGGGAGCCACCTTTTGGATGGTGGTGACGGGTTTGGTTGGAATGGCGACGAAGTTTTCCGAGTGTTCCATCTCCATGATGTATCGTCACGTGGACGAGAGAGGTATCGTTCATGGTGGAGGCTTTCACTACATCGAGCGTGGTTTGGGTAAGGCCTGGAAGCCCATGGCCGTGTTTTTTGCCCTAGCTTGCATTTGCGCGAGTTTTGGCGCGGCCAATATGTTTCAAACCAACCAAGTGGCTGCAATTCTGGAATCCAATTTCAATGTACCGCCATTGGCCACGGGCTTGACCTTGGCCATCGCTACAGCCGTGGTGATCATTGGTGGAATTAAACGCATTGGGCAGGTGACTTCAACATTGGTCCCCTTTATGGGCGGTATTTATATTATCGGCTCTCTGATAGTGATTTTCGCTAACCTTTCAGCGATACCGTCACTGCTCATGCAAATTTTTAGCGATGCATTTTCTGGAACCGCAGCGGAAGGCGCCTTTGCCGGGATCGCCGTTCGCGAGGTCCTCGTCCAAGGGGTGAGGCGTGCCTGTTTTTCCAATGAGGCGGGATTGGGGTCTGCCCCCATTGCCCACTCGGCGGCATCGACAAAGGAACCAGTGCGGGAGGGTGCTGTGGCCTTGTTGGAGCCATTTATCGATACCGTTGTGATTTGCACCATGACAGCCTTGGTGATTTTGCTCTCTGGTGCATGGACACAAGATGCCAATGGCGTGGAGTTGACCGCTTTAGCTTTTGATTCTGCCATGCCAGGGTTTGGTCGTTACTTTGTGCCTGTTGCGGTGACATTGTTTGCTTACTCAACCCTGTTGAGTTGGTCTTACTACGGTGAAAGAGCGGTGGATTATATGATTGGAGAGAAGGGAATTCTCGCCTACAAGATCATCTTTTGCGTGGTCGCTGTGGCCGGAGCCCTGTGGGCAATTGGGCCTGTGCTCAACTTCTCTGACCTCATGTTGGGTCTCATGGTCATTCCCAACTTAATTGCCGTTCTGATCCTACTTCCCAAGCTGCGTCAGGAGTCTTCTAGTTACTTTGGGAAACTGCGCCGTGGCGAATTCAAGATGACGAAATAA
- a CDS encoding rhodanese-like domain-containing protein: MKITRWILTLAATLIAGSYLSSAWTADAVDFKKVAVEVNKNDAILLDVREISELQEEGLAKGALWLPNSEIRIASKGWEAFLRQTPKDKKIYIYCRSGGRAGQVQQRLKDKGYLSVINIGGLKDWKAQGLPTIPFGSQKGGPKPNDGKD; the protein is encoded by the coding sequence ATGAAAATCACCAGATGGATTCTGACCCTGGCCGCGACCCTTATTGCCGGTTCTTACCTTTCCTCTGCCTGGACAGCCGATGCCGTGGATTTCAAAAAAGTCGCCGTCGAGGTCAATAAGAATGATGCCATTCTCTTGGATGTACGTGAGATCTCAGAATTACAGGAAGAAGGCCTGGCCAAAGGCGCTCTATGGTTGCCGAACTCGGAAATTCGTATTGCTTCAAAGGGCTGGGAGGCCTTCTTGAGACAAACTCCGAAGGATAAGAAAATCTACATCTATTGCCGCTCCGGAGGAAGAGCTGGACAAGTTCAGCAGCGACTCAAAGACAAGGGCTACCTCTCAGTGATCAACATTGGCGGACTCAAGGACTGGAAGGCCCAGGGACTGCCAACCATTCCATTCGGGAGCCAAAAAGGCGGGCCGAAACCTAACGATGGAAAAGATTGA
- a CDS encoding enoyl-CoA hydratase/isomerase family protein, whose translation MLVHAEKIAIQKGALGCLTLRRPEALNALSAEMFQQMRVALEAWEKDPDVKAVILDSSSDRAFCAGGDVKNVVLKAREEDLDFAQEFFVAEYSMDYDLHCYPKPILCWAQGITMGGGIGLMNGCSHRVATEASLFAMPEISIGFFPDVGGGYFLNRLPDGVGLFLGLTGARFRGGDAVALGMADSLIKHEDKQQVVDRLSQTDWSEAGVENFAKMSEALESFRLHEIQSDLALPLTELGRRLSGFSTLEQVDEFLRHQEISHEALESARIEYVDGSPLVARVIYEHIGRCRNLSLAQVFAVEWSLAIRFCSEPEFQEGVRALLIDKDKRPEWRFSSLKDVPKKEWEYLMAPVEPNLLSPHLAQRSPRTSL comes from the coding sequence GTGCTTGTTCATGCTGAGAAAATAGCGATTCAAAAGGGGGCGCTCGGCTGTCTCACTCTAAGACGGCCAGAGGCATTGAATGCCCTGAGTGCAGAGATGTTTCAGCAAATGCGTGTGGCCCTGGAGGCCTGGGAGAAGGATCCGGATGTGAAGGCAGTGATTCTGGATTCCTCGTCTGATCGCGCTTTCTGCGCCGGTGGAGACGTAAAAAATGTTGTCCTAAAGGCTCGGGAAGAGGACTTGGATTTTGCCCAAGAGTTTTTCGTTGCCGAGTACTCGATGGATTATGATCTCCATTGCTATCCCAAACCCATCTTGTGTTGGGCCCAAGGCATCACCATGGGCGGCGGCATCGGTTTGATGAACGGTTGCAGTCACAGGGTAGCCACAGAGGCCAGTCTCTTTGCCATGCCTGAGATTTCGATTGGTTTTTTCCCCGATGTGGGAGGGGGCTATTTCCTTAATCGACTTCCGGATGGGGTGGGCTTGTTTTTAGGTCTTACGGGAGCGCGTTTTCGGGGCGGAGATGCGGTGGCCCTCGGCATGGCCGATAGTCTTATTAAACATGAAGACAAACAGCAAGTGGTTGACCGGCTTTCTCAGACGGACTGGAGCGAGGCGGGAGTTGAGAATTTTGCCAAAATGAGTGAGGCCCTGGAAAGCTTTAGGCTTCACGAAATCCAGTCGGATTTAGCCCTGCCCCTGACGGAATTGGGGCGCAGGCTGAGTGGTTTTTCGACTCTGGAGCAGGTGGATGAGTTCCTGCGCCATCAGGAGATCAGTCATGAGGCATTAGAATCAGCCCGAATCGAGTACGTCGATGGTTCGCCCTTGGTGGCAAGAGTGATCTATGAGCACATCGGGCGCTGCCGCAACCTAAGTCTAGCTCAAGTATTTGCTGTGGAATGGTCTTTAGCTATTCGTTTTTGTTCAGAGCCTGAATTTCAAGAGGGTGTGCGAGCCCTATTAATCGACAAAGACAAACGTCCAGAGTGGCGTTTTAGCTCACTTAAGGATGTGCCGAAAAAGGAATGGGAGTATTTGATGGCGCCGGTTGAGCCCAATCTTCTTTCTCCTCATTTGGCACAGAGAAGCCCTCGGACTTCCTTGTAG